A portion of the Microlunatus phosphovorus NM-1 genome contains these proteins:
- a CDS encoding VOC family protein, which yields MIDHFGIQCADLAASASFYDSVLGTLGASRQMDFGVAIGYGKPGHPDFWIGEFDSGEGFRESHLAFSAPDRASVRAFFEAATALGAEVLHEPRLWPEYHDTYYGAFVRDPDGNNVEAVCHLPE from the coding sequence ATGATCGATCACTTCGGTATTCAGTGCGCCGACCTCGCGGCCAGCGCCAGCTTCTACGACAGCGTGCTCGGCACGCTCGGCGCCTCCCGGCAGATGGACTTCGGGGTGGCGATCGGCTACGGAAAGCCTGGTCACCCGGACTTCTGGATCGGGGAGTTCGACTCCGGTGAGGGGTTCCGGGAGTCTCACCTCGCCTTCAGCGCACCCGATCGGGCCAGCGTGCGGGCGTTCTTCGAGGCCGCCACCGCGCTCGGCGCGGAGGTGCTGCACGAGCCGCGGCTGTGGCCGGAATACCACGACACCTACTACGGCGCGTTCGTCCGCGACCCGGACGGCAACAACGTCGAAGCGGTCTGTCACCTGCCCGAGTGA
- a CDS encoding M20 metallopeptidase family protein produces MTTTFDDDLISLRRRLHQIPEVGLLLPETQATVLEALAGLDLEISTGIALSSVVAVLRGTATDRTDRVVLLRGDMDGLPVVENSGEPFAALGETMHACGHDLHTAGLVGVARLLVERRAELRGDVVFMFQPGEEGWDGAGAMIAEGVLTAAGRRADAAYGLHVIANAIPHGVVTTRPGTLMAASSGLYVTVHGAGGHGSRPHAAADPIVVAAEMVTALQTMATRQFDLFDPVVVTVGTFHAGTRRNIIPETATFEATIRTLSESHVATMEKATVRLCEQIAAAHGCRAEVRFEPEYPLTVNDAAKTAFALEVAADLVGADRVELLEFPELGSEDFSRVLAEVPGCYLFVGACPTDPMTAPGNHAPGARFDDAVLGDCARLLAELAVRELAAG; encoded by the coding sequence ATGACGACTACCTTCGACGATGACCTGATCTCGCTGCGACGGCGCCTCCACCAGATCCCGGAGGTGGGTCTCCTCCTGCCCGAGACTCAGGCGACGGTGCTGGAGGCGCTCGCCGGACTGGACCTGGAGATCTCCACCGGAATAGCGCTCTCGTCGGTCGTGGCGGTGTTGCGCGGCACCGCCACCGACCGTACCGATCGCGTTGTCCTCCTCCGCGGCGACATGGATGGCCTCCCGGTGGTGGAGAACTCCGGCGAGCCGTTCGCCGCGCTCGGCGAGACCATGCACGCCTGTGGCCACGACCTGCACACTGCCGGTCTGGTCGGCGTGGCCCGGCTGCTGGTCGAACGGCGCGCAGAGCTACGCGGCGATGTGGTCTTCATGTTCCAGCCGGGCGAGGAGGGCTGGGACGGAGCCGGCGCAATGATCGCCGAGGGCGTGCTGACCGCGGCCGGACGGCGGGCCGACGCGGCGTACGGGCTGCACGTCATCGCCAACGCCATTCCGCACGGCGTCGTCACCACCCGGCCCGGAACATTGATGGCGGCCTCGTCGGGACTCTATGTCACCGTGCACGGTGCCGGCGGTCACGGCTCGCGACCGCACGCGGCAGCCGACCCGATCGTCGTGGCGGCCGAGATGGTCACCGCACTGCAGACGATGGCGACCCGGCAGTTCGATCTGTTCGACCCAGTGGTGGTCACGGTCGGCACCTTCCACGCCGGCACTCGACGCAACATCATCCCCGAGACGGCCACCTTCGAAGCGACGATCCGGACGCTGTCGGAGTCTCATGTCGCCACCATGGAGAAGGCGACCGTGCGACTCTGCGAGCAGATCGCCGCTGCCCACGGCTGCCGTGCCGAGGTCAGGTTCGAGCCGGAGTATCCGCTGACCGTGAACGACGCCGCCAAGACTGCTTTCGCACTGGAGGTCGCCGCCGACCTGGTCGGCGCAGACCGGGTCGAGCTACTCGAGTTCCCAGAGCTGGGGTCGGAGGACTTCAGCCGGGTGCTGGCCGAGGTGCCCGGCTGCTACCTGTTCGTCGGCGCTTGCCCCACCGATCCGATGACTGCGCCGGGGAACCACGCACCCGGCGCTCGGTTCGACGATGCTGTGCTCGGCGACTGTGCACGGCTGCTCGCGGAGCTGGCGGTCCGCGAGCTGGCGGCCGGCTGA
- a CDS encoding DUF4190 domain-containing protein, giving the protein MTESGSGQRDDQGQVPDQPGQAPDGDDYRPSASWETSRGNTWDNTKPYESGPAEGSWPTYPSQDQPQGYGSAGSYGSAGGYGSPTGQGSAGSYGSASGYGSAGSYGSAGSYGSASDPYGQPTAPSQPPYGQPGYGQQPPPGYEQQPGYGQQSAYGQQPYGQPPAYGVNPYQQPAYGPSGAVPPSHPQANTAMIFGIVGLVALPTTCIGSLLGIVAIVLGGKARREIDASPGYWSGRSQATAGWVMGIIAVVAFVLFVVLLIVLAAGGYLDS; this is encoded by the coding sequence ATGACCGAGAGCGGATCAGGACAGCGCGACGACCAGGGCCAAGTACCGGACCAACCTGGTCAAGCACCAGATGGCGACGACTACCGTCCCTCTGCCTCCTGGGAGACCAGCCGCGGCAACACCTGGGACAACACCAAACCGTACGAGAGCGGTCCGGCCGAGGGATCGTGGCCGACATATCCCAGCCAGGATCAACCACAGGGATACGGCTCCGCTGGCAGCTACGGTTCGGCTGGTGGCTACGGCTCGCCGACCGGCCAAGGCTCAGCGGGCAGCTACGGGTCTGCGAGCGGCTATGGATCTGCGGGAAGTTACGGCTCGGCAGGCAGCTACGGCTCAGCGAGTGATCCCTACGGTCAACCAACGGCCCCGTCTCAGCCGCCGTACGGTCAGCCTGGCTATGGCCAGCAACCGCCCCCGGGCTACGAGCAGCAACCGGGGTATGGGCAGCAATCGGCATACGGGCAGCAACCCTATGGGCAGCCGCCGGCGTACGGGGTCAACCCCTACCAACAGCCGGCCTACGGTCCATCGGGAGCCGTGCCGCCCAGCCACCCGCAGGCTAACACCGCGATGATCTTCGGGATCGTCGGTCTGGTCGCCCTGCCGACCACCTGCATAGGTTCGCTGTTGGGCATCGTCGCCATCGTGCTCGGCGGAAAGGCCCGTCGGGAGATCGACGCCTCGCCCGGCTATTGGAGCGGTCGCTCCCAGGCCACAGCCGGCTGGGTGATGGGCATCATCGCCGTCGTCGCCTTCGTACTGTTCGTCGTGCTCCTGATCGTGCTCGCCGCCGGCGGCTATCTAGACTCCTGA
- a CDS encoding malate dehydrogenase yields MSTPVKVAVTGAAGQIGYSLLFRIASGSLLGPDTPVQLRLLEITPALKALEGVVMELDDCAFPLLAGVETGDDPNVVFDGANIALLVGARPRTKGMERGDLLEANGAIFKPQGAALNAHAADDIKVLVTGNPANTNALIAKSNAPDIPAERFNALTRLDHNRALAQLAAKTGSTVNDITKMTIWGNHSATQYPDVFHSEVNGRNAAELIDDQDWLESTFIPTVQQRGAAIIAARGASSAASAANATVDHMRDWVLGTPEGDWVSMAVPSDGSYGIAEGIITSFPCTTAGGAYNIVQGLELNEFSRAKIDASVAELQGEREAVQALGLVE; encoded by the coding sequence GTGAGCACACCCGTCAAGGTCGCCGTCACCGGAGCAGCCGGTCAGATCGGCTACAGCCTGCTGTTCCGCATCGCCAGCGGATCGCTGCTGGGTCCTGACACCCCGGTGCAGCTGCGGCTGCTGGAGATCACCCCGGCCCTGAAGGCACTCGAAGGTGTCGTAATGGAGCTCGACGACTGTGCCTTCCCATTGCTCGCAGGGGTGGAGACCGGCGACGATCCCAATGTGGTCTTCGACGGCGCCAACATCGCGCTGCTGGTCGGCGCCCGACCACGGACCAAGGGCATGGAGCGGGGCGATCTGCTGGAGGCCAACGGCGCGATCTTCAAGCCGCAGGGCGCCGCGCTGAACGCGCATGCCGCCGACGACATCAAGGTGCTGGTCACCGGCAATCCGGCCAACACCAACGCCCTGATCGCCAAGAGCAATGCACCCGACATCCCCGCGGAACGGTTCAACGCGCTCACCCGATTGGACCACAACCGGGCCCTTGCCCAACTGGCTGCCAAGACCGGCAGCACCGTCAACGACATCACCAAGATGACGATCTGGGGCAACCATTCGGCCACGCAGTACCCGGACGTCTTCCACTCCGAGGTGAACGGCCGGAACGCCGCGGAACTGATCGACGATCAGGACTGGCTGGAGTCGACCTTCATCCCGACCGTGCAGCAGCGTGGCGCCGCAATCATCGCGGCTCGCGGCGCCAGCTCTGCGGCCAGCGCGGCGAACGCCACCGTCGACCACATGCGTGACTGGGTGCTGGGCACCCCCGAGGGCGACTGGGTGTCGATGGCGGTGCCGTCCGACGGCTCGTACGGGATCGCGGAAGGGATCATCACCAGCTTCCCCTGCACCACGGCCGGCGGCGCCTACAACATCGTTCAGGGGTTGGAGCTCAACGAGTTCTCTCGCGCCAAGATCGACGCCAGTGTCGCCGAGCTGCAAGGCGAGCGGGAGGCCGTGCAGGCCCTCGGCCTGGTCGAGTGA
- a CDS encoding uridine kinase family protein, with product MPEQHDPVAAVVAALAAAPTPATGSGTRWVGVDGLGGSGKSTLAARIAAALPGAVVIHNDDFARPGLSGWDRDRFVRQVVEPLLAGRPGRYQRWDFDADAGAEWHSVPVGVPVIVEGVSATDVRLPVPWDFTIWIEVPTEVRRARIIGRDGPARQERWLTDWIPSENAYVADQRPRDRADLVWSPG from the coding sequence ATGCCTGAGCAGCACGATCCGGTAGCGGCGGTCGTCGCCGCCTTGGCTGCGGCACCGACCCCGGCGACAGGGTCCGGCACCCGTTGGGTAGGGGTCGACGGACTGGGCGGTTCCGGCAAGTCGACGCTGGCGGCCCGGATCGCTGCCGCCTTGCCGGGTGCGGTGGTCATCCACAACGACGACTTCGCTCGGCCCGGTCTGTCGGGCTGGGATCGGGACCGTTTCGTACGCCAGGTCGTCGAACCACTGCTGGCCGGCCGGCCGGGTCGCTATCAACGCTGGGACTTCGATGCCGATGCCGGTGCTGAATGGCACTCGGTCCCGGTGGGCGTGCCAGTGATCGTCGAGGGAGTGTCAGCGACCGATGTCCGCCTGCCGGTGCCCTGGGACTTCACCATCTGGATCGAGGTGCCCACCGAAGTCCGCCGAGCGCGCATCATCGGACGCGACGGGCCTGCCCGCCAGGAACGCTGGCTGACCGACTGGATTCCCAGCGAGAACGCCTACGTCGCCGATCAGCGGCCTCGGGACCGAGCCGATCTGGTCTGGTCTCCCGGCTGA
- a CDS encoding NADP-dependent isocitrate dehydrogenase, translating into MVQSSARIVYTRTDEAPLLATYSLLPIIAAYAAKAGVDIESRDISLAARILAQFPERLGADQQVPDALAELGALAKTPEANIIKLPNISASIPQLKAAIRELQEKGFDLPDYPDDPKSDEDRSIRARYDKVKGSAVNPVLREGNSDRRAPLSVKNYARKHPHRMGAWSGDSKTNVAHMTADDFRSNEKSVVIPADTSLRIALVEEAGAETVLRESVPVLAGEVVDATVLRVAALRAFLTEQIARAKAENVLLSVHLKATMMKVSDPIIFGHAVRAFFPEVFETYGDALATAGLSPNDGLGAILAGLDALPEGPEIKAAIDRGFAEGPALAMVDSDRGISNLHVPSDVIVDASMPAMIRTSGHMWGPDGAEADTLAVLPDSSYAPIYQVVIDDCRANGAFDPATMGSVPNVGLMAQAAEEYGSHDKTFEIPAEGVVKVTDSEGNVVLEHRVSQGDIWRMCQAKDVPIRDWIKLAVSRARATGSPAVFWLDETRAHDANLIAKINETLPEYDTDGLEIKILSPADAMAYSLERIRRGEDTISVTGNVLRDYLTDLFPIMELGTSAKMLSVVPLINGGGLFETGAGGSAPKHVQQLLKEDYLRWDSLGEFLALAVSLEHLAQSTGNKRAQVLADTLDRATGTFLDENKSPARRVGSIDNRGSHFYLALYWAEELAAQTDDAELAAEFATLAAALREQEQTISDELIAVQGAPVDIGGYYRPDDDLTSAVMRPSATFNAAIAAL; encoded by the coding sequence ATGGTCCAGTCGTCCGCCCGGATCGTCTACACCCGAACCGACGAGGCGCCGCTGCTGGCGACGTACTCCCTGCTGCCGATCATCGCCGCGTACGCAGCGAAGGCGGGCGTGGACATCGAGAGCCGCGACATCTCTCTGGCCGCGCGGATCCTCGCTCAGTTCCCGGAGCGGCTCGGCGCGGACCAGCAGGTCCCCGACGCCCTCGCCGAGCTCGGCGCACTGGCGAAGACGCCCGAGGCGAACATCATCAAGCTACCGAACATCTCGGCCTCGATCCCGCAGTTGAAGGCCGCGATCCGTGAGTTGCAGGAGAAGGGCTTCGACCTGCCGGACTACCCCGACGACCCCAAGAGCGACGAGGACCGCTCGATCCGTGCGCGGTATGACAAGGTCAAGGGCTCCGCGGTCAACCCGGTGCTGCGCGAGGGCAACTCCGATCGCCGGGCGCCGCTGTCGGTGAAGAACTACGCGCGCAAGCACCCGCACCGGATGGGCGCCTGGAGCGGCGACTCCAAGACCAATGTCGCGCATATGACTGCCGACGACTTCCGCTCGAACGAGAAGTCGGTCGTGATTCCGGCCGACACCAGCCTGCGGATCGCCCTGGTCGAGGAGGCCGGCGCCGAGACGGTGCTGCGCGAGTCCGTGCCCGTGCTCGCTGGCGAGGTCGTGGACGCCACCGTGCTGCGGGTCGCGGCGCTGCGCGCGTTCCTGACCGAGCAGATCGCTCGGGCCAAGGCCGAGAACGTGTTGCTGTCGGTCCACCTCAAGGCGACCATGATGAAGGTGTCGGACCCGATCATCTTCGGGCACGCCGTTCGCGCGTTCTTCCCGGAGGTCTTCGAGACCTACGGAGACGCCTTGGCCACTGCCGGCTTGTCGCCCAACGACGGGCTCGGTGCCATCCTGGCCGGCCTGGACGCGCTGCCGGAAGGGCCGGAGATCAAGGCCGCCATCGATCGGGGGTTCGCGGAGGGCCCGGCGCTGGCGATGGTCGACTCCGACCGCGGCATCAGCAACCTGCACGTGCCGTCCGATGTGATCGTGGACGCGTCGATGCCGGCCATGATCCGGACCTCCGGTCACATGTGGGGTCCGGACGGTGCGGAGGCCGACACCCTGGCGGTGCTGCCCGATTCGTCGTACGCGCCGATCTATCAGGTCGTGATCGACGACTGCCGGGCGAATGGTGCCTTCGATCCGGCCACCATGGGCTCGGTGCCGAACGTCGGGCTGATGGCCCAGGCGGCGGAGGAGTACGGCTCGCACGACAAGACCTTCGAGATCCCGGCCGAGGGCGTGGTGAAGGTCACCGATTCCGAGGGCAACGTGGTGCTCGAGCATCGGGTGTCGCAGGGCGACATCTGGCGGATGTGCCAGGCCAAGGACGTGCCGATCCGGGATTGGATCAAGCTCGCTGTCAGCCGCGCCCGCGCCACCGGCTCGCCGGCCGTCTTCTGGCTGGACGAGACGCGGGCGCACGATGCCAACCTGATTGCCAAGATCAACGAGACGCTGCCGGAATATGACACCGACGGGCTGGAGATCAAGATCTTGTCCCCGGCCGACGCGATGGCGTACTCGCTGGAGCGGATCCGGCGGGGCGAGGACACCATCTCAGTGACCGGCAATGTGCTGCGCGACTACCTCACCGACCTGTTCCCGATCATGGAGCTGGGGACCTCGGCCAAGATGCTGTCGGTCGTGCCGCTGATCAACGGCGGTGGGCTGTTCGAGACCGGTGCCGGCGGTTCGGCGCCCAAGCACGTGCAGCAGCTGCTCAAGGAGGACTACCTGCGCTGGGACAGCCTCGGTGAGTTCCTGGCGCTGGCGGTGTCCTTGGAACACCTGGCCCAGAGCACCGGCAACAAGCGCGCGCAGGTGCTGGCCGACACCCTGGATCGCGCCACCGGGACCTTCCTGGATGAGAACAAGTCGCCGGCCCGCCGCGTCGGCTCGATCGACAACCGTGGCTCACACTTCTACCTCGCGCTCTACTGGGCCGAGGAGTTGGCCGCACAGACCGACGATGCCGAACTGGCCGCCGAGTTCGCCACGCTGGCGGCAGCGCTGCGGGAGCAGGAGCAGACCATCTCCGACGAGTTGATCGCGGTGCAGGGCGCCCCGGTCGACATCGGTGGCTACTACCGCCCCGACGATGACCTGACCAGCGCCGTGATGCGTCCGTCCGCAACCTTCAACGCGGCGATCGCCGCGCTGTGA
- a CDS encoding type II toxin-antitoxin system VapC family toxin, translated as MTIIADTGAIYACYDRADQHHTATTAFLSKLDEKLWVPALVLAELDHLVDARLGEQARATVVADVLDTTAVIPFDHSAAVRAASVAGIYTGFPLGLTDATLVIHAQDYRTLELFTVDQRHFRAIQPLWGGDSFRLLPFDA; from the coding sequence GTGACCATCATCGCCGACACGGGCGCGATCTACGCCTGCTACGACCGCGCCGACCAACACCACACGGCCACAACTGCGTTCCTCAGCAAACTCGATGAGAAACTGTGGGTGCCTGCTCTAGTGCTGGCCGAGTTGGATCATCTGGTCGACGCACGCCTTGGCGAGCAGGCGCGCGCCACGGTGGTCGCCGACGTCTTGGACACCACGGCCGTCATCCCCTTCGACCACAGCGCCGCCGTCCGTGCGGCGAGCGTGGCTGGGATCTACACGGGCTTCCCACTCGGCTTGACCGACGCGACTCTCGTCATACACGCGCAGGATTACCGAACGCTGGAACTGTTCACCGTGGACCAGCGTCATTTCCGAGCCATCCAACCACTTTGGGGCGGAGACAGCTTCCGCCTGCTTCCCTTCGACGCATAG
- a CDS encoding ribbon-helix-helix domain-containing protein codes for MVRTTIYLPDDLKAALEARAQADGRTESDIIREALAEKLRGSGKTASQMRFGLYDSGTATTSTDVDDILTATGFGDA; via the coding sequence ATGGTACGAACAACGATCTACCTCCCCGATGACCTGAAGGCCGCGCTCGAAGCGCGGGCCCAGGCCGACGGTCGCACCGAGTCCGACATCATTCGCGAAGCCTTGGCCGAGAAGCTGCGCGGCTCCGGCAAGACGGCCAGCCAAATGCGATTCGGGCTTTACGACAGCGGAACCGCTACCACATCGACCGACGTCGACGACATCCTTACTGCAACCGGGTTCGGAGACGCGTGA
- a CDS encoding LysR family transcriptional regulator, with translation MTELVDFKLLQLFDVLYDTRSVTKAADQLRLSQPTASIWLGQLRRELRDPLFVRTPGGMVPTPRATTLIGPCREVLESLRRLTAWEATFDPATAQRRFRISMTDASHVTLLPRLLAELRAKAPRARLDAVGIDGNTERALESGESDLAIGYLPGLAGGIRQEKLYDQDWVCLANPQHPRVRDRLDAHRYRAEDHVIITAGTGTQLLDRGLAQHRVERRVVLELPGILGLGAIIQSTDLLATLPRHIGTTLARTNGLGLFPCPIPIEGFVVAQHWHARFHDEPGNRWLRALVTRLFARRD, from the coding sequence GTGACCGAGCTAGTGGACTTCAAGCTGCTGCAGCTCTTCGACGTGCTGTACGACACCCGGAGTGTGACCAAGGCGGCCGACCAGCTCCGCCTGAGCCAGCCGACGGCGAGCATCTGGTTGGGGCAACTGCGTCGGGAACTCCGCGATCCGCTGTTCGTGCGCACTCCCGGCGGCATGGTGCCGACCCCACGGGCCACGACACTGATCGGGCCCTGTCGCGAGGTGCTGGAATCACTCCGTCGGCTCACCGCTTGGGAAGCGACCTTCGACCCTGCGACCGCGCAGCGACGGTTCCGGATCTCCATGACCGACGCAAGTCACGTCACCCTGCTCCCACGGCTTCTGGCGGAGCTTCGAGCCAAGGCGCCGCGGGCCCGGCTGGACGCGGTCGGCATCGACGGCAACACCGAACGAGCACTGGAATCGGGCGAGTCCGATCTGGCGATCGGCTATCTGCCCGGGCTCGCGGGCGGGATCCGGCAAGAGAAGCTATATGACCAGGACTGGGTGTGTCTGGCCAATCCCCAACACCCACGGGTACGCGACAGGCTGGACGCGCACCGATATCGGGCTGAAGACCATGTGATCATCACCGCCGGAACCGGCACCCAGCTGCTCGATCGCGGCCTCGCTCAGCACCGAGTGGAGCGCCGCGTGGTGCTCGAGCTACCCGGGATTCTCGGGCTCGGCGCCATCATTCAGAGCACTGACCTACTGGCCACTCTCCCCCGCCACATCGGCACAACTTTGGCCCGCACGAACGGACTGGGTCTGTTTCCCTGCCCGATCCCGATCGAAGGCTTCGTCGTCGCCCAACACTGGCATGCCCGCTTCCACGACGAACCCGGCAACCGCTGGCTGAGAGCCCTCGTCACCAGACTCTTCGCCCGCCGCGATTAG
- a CDS encoding ketopantoate reductase family protein, whose translation MRVAIVGAGALGCAIGATLTEGGLETWLVRRSTEQVAQLQQHGLRVDDAAGSRIVDVHATTQPADVGPVDLVIVVVKSFHTEAAVRSSEPLIGPETVVVSMQNGLGQEDVIAGIVGRERVLAGRTYVGGVLVGPGHIRSGVAGRLSHLGELAEPVTPRVRALAETLTAAGLTTIACDDMIATCWDKLLVNVATGALAGITGLTYGQFYDEPRMVATASAAVAEAIAVAQATGVRLSMTDPAAVLRLAAEGLGPDFKTSMLQSLERGTKTEIDAVNDAVVRAGRAANIPTPVNDTLVACVTGIERAMADRLDREGTP comes from the coding sequence ATGAGGGTCGCGATCGTGGGAGCGGGTGCGCTGGGTTGCGCGATCGGCGCGACCTTGACCGAGGGCGGTCTGGAGACGTGGCTGGTACGCCGGTCGACCGAGCAGGTGGCGCAGCTGCAGCAGCACGGTTTGCGGGTCGATGACGCGGCGGGCTCGCGGATCGTCGACGTCCATGCCACCACTCAACCGGCCGACGTGGGCCCCGTCGATCTGGTCATCGTCGTGGTGAAGTCCTTCCATACTGAGGCGGCCGTCCGCAGCAGCGAGCCACTGATCGGTCCGGAGACAGTCGTCGTCTCGATGCAGAACGGGCTCGGTCAAGAGGACGTGATCGCCGGCATCGTCGGCCGGGAGCGGGTGCTCGCCGGGCGGACGTACGTCGGCGGTGTCCTGGTCGGCCCAGGCCACATCCGGTCCGGAGTGGCTGGTCGGCTCAGCCACCTCGGCGAACTCGCCGAGCCAGTGACCCCGCGCGTACGCGCCCTCGCGGAGACCTTGACCGCAGCGGGACTCACCACGATCGCCTGCGACGACATGATCGCCACCTGCTGGGACAAGCTCTTGGTGAACGTGGCCACCGGCGCGCTCGCCGGCATCACCGGACTCACCTACGGCCAGTTCTACGACGAGCCGCGAATGGTCGCCACGGCGTCGGCCGCGGTGGCCGAGGCGATCGCGGTGGCGCAGGCGACGGGCGTACGGCTGTCGATGACCGACCCGGCCGCCGTGCTGCGACTGGCCGCCGAAGGATTGGGCCCGGACTTCAAGACCTCGATGCTGCAGAGCCTGGAACGCGGCACGAAGACCGAGATCGATGCGGTCAACGACGCGGTCGTCAGGGCGGGCAGAGCGGCGAACATCCCGACGCCGGTCAACGACACGCTGGTGGCTTGTGTCACCGGCATCGAACGCGCCATGGCGGATCGACTGGATAGGGAGGGCACACCATGA
- a CDS encoding MaoC family dehydratase, translating into MTVIERYWDDACVGDEGTGPTYTVTKEAILAFADLSGDHTPVHVDEEYATASHFGGLVAHGLFGLAIADGLKTQSDYRFLPGMSLGWTWDFVAPILVGDELRVRFRVASMRASNSRPDWGIVVLATELIKTDGTVVQRGEHRLMVPRRPGER; encoded by the coding sequence ATGACCGTGATCGAACGCTACTGGGACGACGCGTGCGTCGGCGATGAGGGGACCGGGCCGACATACACGGTCACCAAGGAAGCCATCCTCGCCTTCGCCGATCTCAGCGGTGATCACACGCCGGTGCACGTCGACGAGGAGTACGCGACTGCCAGTCACTTCGGCGGTCTCGTCGCGCACGGTCTGTTCGGGCTGGCGATCGCCGACGGACTCAAGACGCAGAGCGACTATCGCTTCCTGCCCGGCATGTCACTGGGCTGGACGTGGGACTTCGTCGCGCCGATCCTGGTCGGCGACGAGTTGCGGGTCCGGTTCCGGGTCGCGAGCATGCGGGCGAGCAACAGCCGCCCGGACTGGGGCATCGTGGTGCTCGCCACGGAGCTGATCAAGACCGACGGGACCGTGGTGCAGCGAGGCGAGCACCGGCTGATGGTGCCGCGGCGACCGGGGGAGCGCTGA
- a CDS encoding CaiB/BaiF CoA transferase family protein has product MQDRPLTGLRVVDYSHFLAGPYVGRCLAALGAEVIKVERPGTGDPGRQHATVLDDQSSGYFLQLNMGKRGVSVNLKDPRGRAFMERLCDSADVFVENYRPGVLDRLGLGYADLSARNPGLVYCSISAYGHTGPDAHRAGFGLIAEAKSGIMAMVGTPGEPPPLLRIALGDMYTASHAVSGILAALLGRVTSGRGQHLDLALYDTLVSMHEYAVQCYTLAGELPAQTGHDVPTSTLYGVFRAADADVVIAAQIDPAWRRFATLIEQTGGPAGFAEDERFHNTDGRNRHRGEILAVVRPWVAARPVADILAQLDAINIPSAKVQRIDDVLADPQLQARGMFVEQKHPRYGTLRLPNLPFRFSDCETDIDLAAPGLGQHNVEVARELGFGADEIAAMQADGVLYAVPEEAESVVGGGHD; this is encoded by the coding sequence ATGCAGGACCGTCCGCTGACCGGCCTGCGAGTCGTCGACTACAGCCATTTCCTCGCCGGGCCGTATGTCGGCCGTTGCCTCGCCGCCCTCGGCGCCGAGGTGATCAAGGTCGAGCGGCCCGGCACCGGCGATCCCGGCCGCCAGCACGCGACCGTGCTCGACGACCAGTCGAGCGGCTATTTCCTGCAGCTCAACATGGGCAAGCGCGGCGTCAGCGTGAACCTGAAAGACCCGCGCGGACGGGCGTTCATGGAGCGGCTGTGCGACTCGGCCGATGTCTTCGTCGAGAACTATCGACCCGGCGTGCTGGACCGGCTCGGCCTGGGCTATGCCGACCTGTCGGCTCGCAATCCGGGCTTGGTCTACTGCTCGATCTCCGCGTACGGGCACACCGGTCCCGACGCCCACCGGGCCGGGTTCGGGCTGATCGCCGAGGCGAAGAGCGGCATCATGGCGATGGTCGGCACGCCGGGCGAGCCGCCGCCGCTGCTTCGGATCGCGCTGGGCGACATGTACACCGCCTCGCATGCCGTCTCGGGCATCCTCGCCGCCCTCCTCGGCCGGGTGACCAGCGGCCGGGGCCAGCACCTCGACCTGGCCCTCTACGACACGCTGGTCTCCATGCACGAGTATGCGGTGCAGTGCTACACGCTCGCCGGCGAGCTGCCCGCGCAGACCGGCCACGATGTACCCACCTCGACCCTCTACGGCGTCTTCCGCGCCGCCGATGCTGACGTGGTGATCGCCGCCCAGATCGATCCGGCCTGGCGGCGGTTCGCGACCTTGATCGAGCAGACCGGTGGGCCGGCCGGCTTCGCCGAGGACGAGCGCTTCCACAACACCGACGGCCGGAACCGGCATCGCGGCGAGATCCTCGCCGTTGTCCGTCCGTGGGTAGCGGCCCGGCCGGTCGCCGACATCCTGGCTCAGTTGGATGCCATCAACATTCCCAGCGCGAAGGTGCAGCGGATCGACGACGTGCTCGCGGATCCGCAACTCCAAGCCCGCGGCATGTTCGTGGAGCAGAAACATCCCCGGTACGGCACGCTGCGGCTGCCGAATCTGCCGTTCCGATTCTCCGACTGTGAGACGGACATCGACCTGGCGGCGCCCGGCCTGGGCCAGCACAACGTGGAGGTCGCTCGCGAACTGGGATTCGGCGCGGACGAGATCGCGGCCATGCAGGCCGATGGGGTGCTCTATGCCGTACCCGAGGAGGCAGAAAGTGTTGTCGGCGGTGGCCATGACTGA